The nucleotide window AACTTGTCATTAAATAATGAAATTTTACTTAATATTTTTTCTCTTTTAGAACTTCGAACATATCAAGTTTCCAGAAAATTTGTCTAAGATGCCAAAAAAAAGTAGTTTTTTCTGATTCTGGTAGCAAGATTAAATCTAGGAATTTCATCACATACACCCGCAATATTTTTTTCATAATTTTAACATTTTAATAAAATTTTAAAAAGAAAAATTAATAAAATTTTTTATGTTTTATTGTTGGTTATAGGTATTAAATAAAAGTAAGTAAATCAAAAAAACTATGAATCTCTTGTATGTAATTAATGTCTTCAGTATCTAATTTTACTTTAGAACCAAATAATTTTTTAACTACTGGAAATTTAAAATTCAATGTAAATAGTTTTAAATTTGATTTGAATAATCCAAAAGAATTTGAATTTAATTCTGAAAATAACAAATCTTCAAGCACAAAATTATGAATATACCAAATTTTTTAGCAATTTGTAGGAAAAAATGAAATTTATGGTACAATTTTTTATCAAAGGAAAAATTATGCCAAAATATATTTTTGTCAGCGGTGGAGTTTTATCCGGGATTGGCAAAGGTGTTTCAGTTGCTTCAGTTGCTAATTTACTAAAAAATTGCGGCTATTCGGTTTATATTTTGAAATTGGATCCATATTTAAATGTTGATCCAGGAGTTTTATCACCTTATGAACACGGTGAAGTTTTTGTAACCGCCGATGGTGGTGAAACTGATTTAGATTTAGGTCATTACGAGCGATTTGTTGGTCAAAATTTTTCAAAAGATTCAAATCACACAAGTGGTAAAATTTTACTTTCAATTATTAAAAAAGAAAGAAAAGGTTTTTATCAAGGAAAAACTGTCCAAATAATTCCACATGTAATTGATGAAATTATTTCACGAATCAAAAATGTTGGCAATAAATACCAAAGTGATTTTATTTTAGTCGAAATTGGTGGGACTGTTGGTGATATGGAATCAAATCCGTTTTTCTTTGCAGCCTCACAGATGGCCGCTGAGTCAAATTTTAAGAATGTGTTTTTTATTCACACAACCTACATTCCTTTTTTGAATGCTTCTAATGAATTTAAAACTAAGCCGGCTCAGTTTTCTATAGCTGAATTAAATTCGCGCGGAATTCGTGCAAATTCCATTTTTTTACGACTTGAACATGATCAAATTGATGATCATGTTGCTAAAAAAGTTGCAAAAAGTGCCTTTTTGCCATTAGAAAATGTTATTGTAATTCCGAATCTTAAAAATATCTACCAACTTCCGTTGTTATTAGAAAAAAGTAACCTATTAAATGCTATTTTTTCCCATTTTGAATTAGAACATAGACAACCTAAATTAGACAAATGGCGAGATTTTACTAATTTATTATTAAAAAAATGAGATAAAACAATAAAAATAGGTGCACTTGGAAAATACACACAATTTTTAGATGCTTATAAGTCAATTTTAGAAGCACTAAAAATAACAGCCGCCTACCAAAAAATAAATTTAGAATTAGAATTTATTAATACCGCTGATCTAAACTTTTCAACTAGTCAGTTAAAAAATTTTGATGGTATAATAATTTTACCAGGTTTTGGTTTTCGTGGATTTGAAAATAAAGTTGAATCTGCTATTTTTACTTATCAAAATAATATTCCAACATTTGGAATTTGCCTTGGAATGCAAGCAATGACAGTTGCAATTGCGCGATTAAATGGGATTAAAAACGCACATTCAGCTGAGTTTTTAGCAGAAAAACCTAATCAAACTAGCGTTCTTGATTACAATAAAATTGATGGTTCTAAACTTCAAATTGGTGGAACTCTTCGACTTGGTGAATATAAGGTTGTTTTTGCCCAAAATTCCAGAATTGCTCAGATTTATGGAACTTCTTTTGCATACGAAAGACACCGTCATCGATTTGAAGTGGTTCAAAAATATGTTGATCAACTTGAGAATTCTGACTTTAGTTTTACTGGTCGAGATTCAGTTTCTAATTTAATTGAAGTTTGCGAATCTAAATCTCATATTTTTTATATTGGTGTCCAATATCATCCTGAATTTGTAACAAGACCTCTAGAATCTCACCCACTTTTTAATAGTTTTTTTGAAACAATTATTAAAAATAAGTACTAAATTATTGTTTTTTTACTAATTTAAAGACTGGGGCAACATAATAAATCCCAGAAATCACTGATATAATTGCTGCAAAAATAGTTGTCAAATTAAATAAATAATAGTGTTTTATAAAAATTTCAGCACTAATTGAGTATCCAAGGAAAATAATAATAATCGCTAAAATTTGTAAAACTGTCTTTAGTTTTCCTAAAAAATTAGCAGCTACATTAATATTTTTTTTCGCAAGAAAAATACGAAAGCCATCGACAATAATATCGCGCAAAACAAAAACCAAAACAAGAAATCACGGCGTTAATTCTAAATAGGATAAGAGAAAAAAAGTCGTTGTTGTCAATATTTTATCGGTTATTGGGTCAAAAATTTTGCCTAATTCTGACTCAAGTCTAAATTTTCGGGCAAGGTAACCATCAAGAAAATCGGTCAAACTTGAAGCAACAAAAAAGAAAAACGCTGTATAAAATAGCGAAAAATAATTATATTTGGAAAAAAGAAAGAGTAAAATAAAAATTATTAAGCCGCCAAGAAGACGAAAAAAAGTTAAAAAATTAATAAAATAAAATAAAATATCTATTTTTTTCTTCATTTTTTTCAAAAAGGTAGCTTAATCGGTTTTGTCGGAATGCGATTTTGATCAAAATATTGCTGACTTAATGTTGAGAGATCGTCAATTTTAACTTTTTTTTGTTTTAAATCAGCAATTAAATGACTATAGTATTTCAAAAAGCGGATTTTTTCGTCATTATATAATCCAAGGATAGTTTTGTCATATTTTTTCAAATAACTAGCAAAATCAGTAAAATAATTAAGTTCCTTAGTATTATGTTTTGCTCATAAATTTGATTTACTTTTGGATAAAATATTTATATTATTGAAAAAAATTTTTTCAGTTTCATACCCTGTTTGAATAATTTGGGACACAACTTGATCATTTTGGAGAACCTCAAGGTGAACGCGTGCTAAATTGTTTACATCTGACATTTTAAGATTAGCACCAACAACAAAATTTGATACTAAATCAATATTTTTTTCAATTATTACAATAATTCGCGCTAAAAAAATTGCTAAGGTTTTGTTACTTAAGTCCTTAAGTTCAGCTTTTTCTATCTTTAGTCGCCTTAATTTAAGACGATTTGAAATAAAACCATAGGCTAAAAATCCTATGATTAGTGTTGTGAGCAGTGCAATTACGACTATTAAATTAGTATCAACCATAAATAAAAATTAAAAAATATAGCTATCTATTTTGTTTTTTTCTTAAATTTTGCCTTAAAATTATAGGTATTTTTGCTTTCAGGATCAGGCTTTAGAAAGCGACATTTAGGAAAACCACTACATGCAATAAAACGCTGTGAAGTTTTGCGATTGTAACGGTAAACCAAATCCATACTGCATTCAGGACATTTTTCACCAGTTGTTTCAATTTCCATAACTATTTTTTCAAGCGGCTTTGATGAATCTGTAATTTTCTCTATTTGTGTTCAAAAATTATCAAGAAATTCTTTATAATCTTGTTTTCCTTGAGCAATCAAGTCAAGTTCTTCTTCAATTTTAGCAGTAAAATTAGTATTAATAATATCTGGTGAAATTTTTAAAAGATTTTCCAAAACTATTCGCCCAAATTCGCTCGGAATTAACGCTTTTGACTCACTTTGAACATATAAATGATCTTTAAGTTTTTTAACCGAAATTGCAAACGTTGATGGACGGCCAACTTTGATATCATCTAACTTTTCAATTAAAGTACCATCATTAAATCTTGCCGGTGGTTGGGTTTCGTGCCTGGATTCTTTAATAGTTTTCTCAAAATTTGATTCAACTTCAAATTTTGAGTCAACTAAATTATCTAATGATTCAAATTCAGGTTTGAATTTTAATTCAGGAAGTTCAGTTGCCTTGAAGTATCCATCAAATACAAATTCTGAAAATGAATAAGTAAAATTGTGTTTTTTTGAGGATGTTTTAAATAATAGACGGGTAATTTTCCGAACAGGAACTTCCATCATTGCTGCAAGTGTTGTATTATAAACTAATTGGTAAATTTGGAAATCTAGTTGACTTAAAGGATATTTTTCTTTTGCTTGTTCAGGGCTAAGTTCTAAATCTGTTGGTCTAATGGCCTCGTGGGCATCTTGATCACCAGCAAAACCTTTGATTGATTTAGCTATATAATCTTTACCAAAATTTTTTGAAATAAATTCGCGTCCTTTTTGAAGAAAAGTTTCACTAAGACGAGTTGAATCAGTTCTTGGATAGGAAATTAAACCATGATCGCCAAAACCTTCATAAAGTTTTTGTAGCGATAATGAAACAGAAGAAGACGAATATTGCGACATCTTTTTAAAAACAGTCGCTTGTTTTAAAGGTGAAATTTTAGGATCCTTTTTTCGGGAAACCTTAAATTCATCAAGAATTAAAAACGGATTAGTTTTAATTTCATCAGTGATTTCTGT belongs to Mesomycoplasma ovipneumoniae and includes:
- a CDS encoding CTP synthase, whose product is MPKYIFVSGGVLSGIGKGVSVASVANLLKNCGYSVYILKLDPYLNVDPGVLSPYEHGEVFVTADGGETDLDLGHYERFVGQNFSKDSNHTSGKILLSIIKKERKGFYQGKTVQIIPHVIDEIISRIKNVGNKYQSDFILVEIGGTVGDMESNPFFFAASQMAAESNFKNVFFIHTTYIPFLNASNEFKTKPAQFSIAELNSRGIRANSIFLRLEHDQIDDHVAKKVAKSAFLPLENVIVIPNLKNIYQLPLLLEKSNLLNAIFSHFELEHRQPKLDKWRDFTNLLLKKWDKTIKIGALGKYTQFLDAYKSILEALKITAAYQKINLELEFINTADLNFSTSQLKNFDGIIILPGFGFRGFENKVESAIFTYQNNIPTFGICLGMQAMTVAIARLNGIKNAHSAEFLAEKPNQTSVLDYNKIDGSKLQIGGTLRLGEYKVVFAQNSRIAQIYGTSFAYERHRHRFEVVQKYVDQLENSDFSFTGRDSVSNLIEVCESKSHIFYIGVQYHPEFVTRPLESHPLFNSFFETIIKNKY
- the topA gene encoding type I DNA topoisomerase, yielding MEKLIIVESPNKINTISSYLDSSYTVTSCVGHITNLAKTGEFGLGINLKTWTPSYVIDKTKRKTVTELKKLAKKAKTVIIATDADREGEAIGASLVEYLDVVDKYQRIKYNEITKPAIISALENPGLLNQDLVNSQQTRRMLDRIIGFRLSSLLKTKIQNAPKIPAAGRVQSIGLKLVVEREEEIKAFIPEVYFNLSVLLKDEKHNSFEVNYYNPENESKKSDWIFSQESLTEITDEIKTNPFLILDEFKVSRKKDPKISPLKQATVFKKMSQYSSSSVSLSLQKLYEGFGDHGLISYPRTDSTRLSETFLQKGREFISKNFGKDYIAKSIKGFAGDQDAHEAIRPTDLELSPEQAKEKYPLSQLDFQIYQLVYNTTLAAMMEVPVRKITRLLFKTSSKKHNFTYSFSEFVFDGYFKATELPELKFKPEFESLDNLVDSKFEVESNFEKTIKESRHETQPPARFNDGTLIEKLDDIKVGRPSTFAISVKKLKDHLYVQSESKALIPSEFGRIVLENLLKISPDIINTNFTAKIEEELDLIAQGKQDYKEFLDNFWTQIEKITDSSKPLEKIVMEIETTGEKCPECSMDLVYRYNRKTSQRFIACSGFPKCRFLKPDPESKNTYNFKAKFKKKTK
- the pgsA gene encoding CDP-diacylglycerol--glycerol-3-phosphate 3-phosphatidyltransferase, which codes for MKKKIDILFYFINFLTFFRLLGGLIIFILLFLFSKYNYFSLFYTAFFFFVASSLTDFLDGYLARKFRLESELGKIFDPITDKILTTTTFFLLSYLELTPWFLVLVFVLRDIIVDGFRIFLAKKNINVAANFLGKLKTVLQILAIIIIFLGYSISAEIFIKHYYLFNLTTIFAAIISVISGIYYVAPVFKLVKKQ
- a CDS encoding MHJ_0274 family protein, which produces MVDTNLIVVIALLTTLIIGFLAYGFISNRLKLRRLKIEKAELKDLSNKTLAIFLARIIVIIEKNIDLVSNFVVGANLKMSDVNNLARVHLEVLQNDQVVSQIIQTGYETEKIFFNNINILSKSKSNLWAKHNTKELNYFTDFASYLKKYDKTILGLYNDEKIRFLKYYSHLIADLKQKKVKIDDLSTLSQQYFDQNRIPTKPIKLPFWKKWRKK